The sequence below is a genomic window from Flagellimonas marinaquae.
ACCCAGCAATATTTGCAGCCGTGGTATTTGTGCTGTTTGCGTTGGTATTTAAAAATGAAAAAGTAGAATATAAATCATAATAAAAAACATGCCTAAAAAAATAAGACTTGGAATTCTTGGTGGGGGCGGCGACTCCCTTATCGGAGTTTTGCACCGCGTAGCCTCTTTTATAAATGATAATTATGAAATCGTTGGGGCCGTATTTACCCCCGAACTGGAAGATAGTCTAGCGTTCGCAAAAGAGATAGATATTCCAACGAATCGAATTTATAAGGATTTCGATACCTTGGTGGAAGAGGAAATGAAACTGCCGGAAGACGAACGTATTCAGGTCTGTTCCATTCTAACCCCAAATTTTTTACATTTCCCAATGGCCAAGAAATTGTTGGACAATGGTTTCAACGTAATCTGTGAAAAACCAATGACCACCACTTACGAAGAAGCCAAAATATTACAGGAAACCCAAGTAAGGGCCGGTACCGTATTTGCCGTGACCCATACCTATACCGGATACCCAATGGTGCGCCAAATGAGGGAGATGATCAAAGAAGGGGTAATTGGAAAAGTTCACAAAGTGGATGCCCAATATTATCAAGGCTGGATGAACCCGATAATCCATGATAAAGAAAAGCGCGCCACCGTTTGGCGCTTGGACCCTAAAAAGGCAGGGATTAGTTCTTGTATGGGAGACATTGGAGTACATGCCTTTAATATGGTCGAGTACACCACCGGATTAAGGGTTAGATCTCTATTGTGCGATTTCAATTATTTGTACGACGATAACCAAATGGACATGGATGGAACCGCTTTAATACGAATGGATAAGAATGTAAAAGGCGTCATTAGGGCAAGTCAGGTGGCCACTGGGGAAGAAAATAACTTAACTATTGCCGTTTATGGTGAAAAAGGAGGTTTAAAATGGGAGCAGGAGAACCCTAACTACCTATATAAATTAAATGATCCAGAACCTTTGCAAGTATACAAGCCAGGACATGGGTACAATTCCGAACTCTCTTTGGGCGGTACAAAATTGCCACCAGGCCACCCAGAAGGAATTTTTGATGCCATGGCGAACATATATTTGGGCGTGGCCAAGGCAATTCGTGGAGAAGCCTATAACAACGGAGAATTTCCGACCATAATAGATGGTGTGCGTGGCCTAAATTTTATAGAAAACACCGTTGCTTCACACAAGAATGGAAATGTTTGGGTAGATATGGATTGATCCAGAACCCAAAATAATAGATATAATGGCTGTCCAATGGACGGCCATTATTTTTTATATAGCATTTCAAATTGCTCGAACACAATGATCATGCTTTCCTTTGGAGTTGTGCCAAATTTGGCCAATTCGCGGGTGTAGTAGTCCCAATGGGTCTTTTTCCAATGTTCCAGACTTTTATCCCCTTCACCTTCCAAACGGGCGTGTTCTTCTCTAATACTAAAATAAGGGAGCAGTTTTACCCCAGTGGTGCGAACAATACATTTGGCATTCCCGTCCCAATCCGTAACCACATAAAAATCTCCGATTTTAGGTAAATTTTCGTTGCGGAGCTGTAAACCTATTAAGGAATGTGAGGTGGCTCTTTTGGTTTCTTTGCAAACAAGATCTGCACAAGTATTGGCATCTTGTTCATTATCACAAAAATGTATCACTTTTGGAGCATCTTGGGAGGCAAACTCCAAATGGGCATCTAAAAAATCGCCCCATAAATTGCGGGCAGAAGCATTTTCCATATGTGGTTTTTATAAGCGGTAAGCTATTTTAATTGTATATGAATTCCTATATTTATGTTTTGCTACATGAGGTGTAAAAATAGCATAGTTTTTTTCTTAAATATAGAAGATAAATCCCAATTTGATTGGGACTTCCTAATTCCTTAAAATTAAATTCAATGAAGACAATCAAAGGACCAGCTGTGTTCTTGGCTCAATTTGTGGACAGTCAACCTCCTTTCAATACCTTGGATGGAATGTGCAAGTGGGCCTCCGACCTTGGTTACAAGGGCATTCAAATACCAACTTGGGAATCATTTCTTATAGATTTGGACCAAGCAGCAGAAAGTCAGGATTATTGCGATGAGCTCAAGGGAAAAATTAATTCCTACGGATTGGAGATCACCGAACTTTCCACCCACTTGCAGGGACAATTGGTGGCTGTTCATCCTGCATACGATATTATGTTCGATAAT
It includes:
- a CDS encoding Gfo/Idh/MocA family protein, which encodes MPKKIRLGILGGGGDSLIGVLHRVASFINDNYEIVGAVFTPELEDSLAFAKEIDIPTNRIYKDFDTLVEEEMKLPEDERIQVCSILTPNFLHFPMAKKLLDNGFNVICEKPMTTTYEEAKILQETQVRAGTVFAVTHTYTGYPMVRQMREMIKEGVIGKVHKVDAQYYQGWMNPIIHDKEKRATVWRLDPKKAGISSCMGDIGVHAFNMVEYTTGLRVRSLLCDFNYLYDDNQMDMDGTALIRMDKNVKGVIRASQVATGEENNLTIAVYGEKGGLKWEQENPNYLYKLNDPEPLQVYKPGHGYNSELSLGGTKLPPGHPEGIFDAMANIYLGVAKAIRGEAYNNGEFPTIIDGVRGLNFIENTVASHKNGNVWVDMD
- a CDS encoding ASCH domain-containing protein, which encodes MENASARNLWGDFLDAHLEFASQDAPKVIHFCDNEQDANTCADLVCKETKRATSHSLIGLQLRNENLPKIGDFYVVTDWDGNAKCIVRTTGVKLLPYFSIREEHARLEGEGDKSLEHWKKTHWDYYTRELAKFGTTPKESMIIVFEQFEMLYKK